Proteins encoded together in one Hevea brasiliensis isolate MT/VB/25A 57/8 chromosome 16, ASM3005281v1, whole genome shotgun sequence window:
- the LOC110654266 gene encoding protein C2-DOMAIN ABA-RELATED 4: MENLLGLLRIHVHKGVNLAVRDVMSSDPYVLVKRGKQKLKTRVVKKNVNPEWNEDLTLSIDNPNLPITIEVYDKDTFSPDDKMGDAEFDIGPFLEAVKMHLEGLPNGTIITRISPSRQNCLAEESQIIWVNGKVVQNIFLRLRNVECGEVELQLQWIDIPGSRGL, translated from the exons ATGGAAAACCTGTTGGGGCTTCTCAGAATTCATGTACACAAAGGGGTGAATCTTGCTGTCAGAGATGTGATGAGCAGTGACCCTTATGTTCTGGTCAAGAGGGGCAAACAG AAACTGAAGACTCGTGTGGTGAAGAAAAATGTCAATCCTGAGTGGAATGAAGACTTAACTCTTTCCATTGATAACCCAAATCTTCCAATCACAATT GAAGTTTATGACAAGGACACATTCAGCCCAGATGACAAAATGGGAGATGCAGAGTTTGATATCGGTCCATTTCTGGAAGCCGTAAAGATGCACCTAGAAGGCCTCCCCAACGGAACCATAATAACAAGAATCTCACCAAGCAGGCAAAATTGCCTAGCTGAAGAAAGCCAGATTATCTGGGTTAATGGCAAGGTGGTTCAGAACATATTTCTTAGACTGCGAAATGTAGAGTGCGGCGAGGTGGAACTCCAGCTGCAATGGATTGATATTCCAGGTTCTAGGGGTTTGTAG
- the LOC110654265 gene encoding probable calcium-binding protein CML23, with protein sequence MASSDPTSLVGSMDEIRRIFNKFDKNGDGKISSSEVIDSLGELGTKISTEEVQCMMQEFDKDGDGHIDLDEFVDFIQHGGMDGGADGTTQNGGNKELKDAFDLYDIDKNGLISARELHKVMKMLGLKCTLGDCTKMIRQVDQDGDGNVNFEEFKKMMSNGLV encoded by the coding sequence ATGGCGAGTTCAGACCCTACTAGTCTCGTCGGCTCCATGGACGAAATACGAAGAATATTCAACAAGTTCGACAAAAACGGCGACGGAAAGATCTCATCTTCTGAGGTTATAGATAGCTTGGGTGAGCTCGGCACCAAAATATCAACCGAGGAGGTTCAGTGCATGATGCAGGAGTTTGACAAGGACGGCGACGGCCACATTGACCTTGACGAGTTTGTCGACTTCATCCAGCACGGCGGAATGGACGGCGGCGCCGATGGAACAACGCAGAACGGCGGGAATAAGGAGCTGAAGGACGCTTTTGATCTGTACGACATTGACAAGAATGGGTTGATTTCGGCTCGTGAATTGCACAAAGTTATGAAGATGCTTGGACTTAAGTGCACGTTGGGCGATTGTACTAAGATGATTCGCCAGGTGGACCAAGATGGCGACGGCAACGTGAATTTCGAGGAGTTTAAGAAGATGATGAGTAACGGGTTAGTGTAG
- the LOC110654252 gene encoding probable fructokinase-6, chloroplastic — MTGNRNFRVNIADRKAGLISCMIIESLAMIVVPTSIMTKMSAEFFTYHYLPSGAKSQLLKLRLFSVSWRAKIFHYGSISLITEPCKSAHIAAAKDAGFLLSYDSNLRLWSSAESAREGVLSIWELADIIKVSEEEISFLTKGEDPYDDAVVRKLFRPNLKMLLVTEGADGCRYYTKVSEDICASWGPDAVDTTGAGDAFVGGILLQLVPLRIYDNEHRLRDALKFANALWCMTVKERGAIPALSTKEVVQNAILKSVAYIRFLQALDL; from the exons ATGACTGGCAATCGAAACTTCAGAGTGAATATCGCCGATAGGAAAGCTGGCCTGATTTCTTGCATGATAATAGAAAGTTTGGCAATGATAGTGGTTCCTACTTCGATCATGACGAAAATGTCAGCAG aATTTTTTACTTACCATTATTTGCCCTCGGGAGCAAAATCTCAACTCTTAAAACTTCGATTATTTTCTGTTTCATGGCGGGCAAAAATATTTCATTATGGCTCTATAAGTCTTATAACAGAGCCATGCAAGTCAGCCCACATTGCAGCAGCAAAGGACGCTGGTTTCCTTCTGTCCTATGACTCTAACCTGAGGCTATGGTCATCGGCTGAGAGTGCCAGAGAAGGCGTTCTGAGCATTTGGGAACTTGCTGATATAATTAAGG TAAGTGAAGAAGAGATCTCTTTCTTAACCAAAGGGGAAGATCCATATGATGATGCTGTTGTTAGAAAACTATTCCGTCCAAATCTTAAAATGCTTCTTGTCACTGAGGGTGCAGATGGTTGCAGGTATTACACAAAGGTAAGTGAAGACATTTGTGCA AGTTGGGGGCCTGATGCAGTGGACACTACGGGTGCTGGGGATGCTTTTGTGGGTGGAATATTGTTACAGTTAGTTCCATTAAGAATTTACGAT AATGAGCACCGATTAAGAGATGCTCTTAAGTTTGCTAACGCTTTGTGGTGCATGACTGTGAAGGAGAGAGGCGCAATTCCAGCTTTGTCGACGAAAGAAGTTGTGCAGAATGCCATCCTGAAGTCTGTAGCATATATAAGGTTTCTTCAAGCTTTGGATCTGTGA
- the LOC110654264 gene encoding polcalcin Ole e 3-like — MADEAQDQVERERIFKRFDLNGDGKISAAELGDSLKTLGSVTPDEITRMMAEIDTDGDGFISYEEFTEFAKANRGLIKDVAKIF; from the coding sequence ATGGCTGATGAAGCACAGGACCAGGTTGAACGTGAGCGCATTTTCAAGCGCTTCGACTTGAATGGAGATGGCAAAATCTCCGCCGCTGAGCTTGGTGACAGCTTGAAGACCCTTGGCTCGGTCACCCCTGATGAGATAACGCGTATGATGGCTGAGATTGATACTGATGGTGATGGCTTCATATCATACGAGGAGTTCACAGAATTTGCCAAAGCCAACCGTGGCCTAATAAAAGATGTTGCCAAGATATTTTGA